ACATACATTTAGCTATAgtttctttcaaagaatttctCAAACTACTAATCCCAATACCTAATAACCACTTCTTGTACTGACGGTTATACCTTTAAGACTTGACGCTTTCCCAGGCAAAATGTAACATTTTCCACCGCGCTGTTCGTACAACGCGAGAAGATCTTTATAAAGAGTACCCAGATGTTCCCCCCAAGTGAAATAAATAGGCCTACTTAGGACTGGGTGTTAAAATGTACGGATGGAAAAGTAGACTCGATATTCAATTACAGctaagaaaaattttcagttCTGCTCATCTCATCAccagtaaaaaaatgtgtGAGTTAGAAGTTGATATGAGTTGTGATATTAATCGCAGAAATTTATTTGTTAGTTGAAGAGCGGTAGTTTTACGCAGGCATCAGAATGGCAGGTCATTCACACAGGTCATCATTAAAAAACGGACACAAATCTTACAAATCCAAACATGCTTCTAAAGGtgctttgaaaagattataCAAGGGGAAAGTGGAAAAAGAACCCGTGGGCACTGGCAAACCAGACAAAcaagtttcaaaattgcAACGTAAAAACAAGGCAAAACAATTAAGGGCCCAAAGGATCTTGGATTCCATTGAAAACAGGAAATTATTCGAAGGAAAAAATGGCGCTGCCAAAATCATTACTATTGTTCCGTTAGTGAATGATTTAGACCCATTGGACATTCTTTACAAGCTATTAAAGTGTGCAGATGATGAAGGAATCATGGTGCAGGAAGTAGACTCAAAACGTATATTTAATGTTCATATAAAGAAGTTTAAAAGCAATCTTAAAATCATAATTCCAGACATgaccaattttttgaacattttaGATTGCGCTAAAGTAGCAGACTTTGTTGTGTTTGGGCTCAGTGGTGTCCAAGAAGTCGATGAAGAATTTGGTGAGCAGATCATCCGTGCGTTAGAACTACAAGGTATTGCTTCATATATCGGTGTCATAAGCAACCTCTCAGCAGTCCATGAAAAGGAGAAATTCCAATTGGATGTCAAGCAATCCTTAGAAAGTTATTTCAAGCACTTTTTCCCAAGTGAAGAACGTGTTTataatttggaaaaaaactCAGACGCTTTAAACGTCTTGAGAACATTGTGCCAGAGGCTACCAAGATCAATCAATTGGAGAGACAATAGAGGTTACGTAGTCGCTGACTTTGTTGATTTCGTTGAAACCTCTCCCGATTCTGGTGACCTGGTAATTGAGGGGACCGTCCGTGGTATTGGCTTCAACGCCAATAGACTGGTCCATATTCCTGATTTTGGTGACTTCCAACTGAATAAGATAGAAAAAATCAGTGAATCTTCgcagaaaaggaaaataataaaggaaaaagctACAGATAGTCTGAGCTTAGAGCTGGATTTACAAACAGTTTTCGAAAGTAATATGAATAGAGATACTTTGGACGAATATGCCCCAGAAGGCACGGAAGATTGGTCAGATTATGACGAGGATTTTGAGTACGACGGTTTGACAACCGCGAGATACGACGACCATGGCTTCTTGCCAGGGAGGGAACAAACATCAAAAAAGGCGGCAGTTCCTAAGGGAACTTCTGACTATCAAGCGAAGTGGTACTTGGATGACGTCATTGACGCaaatgaggaagaagaggcAGAACAGACCAATGGAAAGGATGAGACAATGATggaaattgatgatgaaatgaTGGTGGAGCAAGACAATGAAGAGGTAGCAGGCGACGAAGAATATGACATAGAGGATAATGAAGGATTTGAAGAGCTTTCAcccgaagaagaagaacgtCAACTGAGGGAATTTAGAGATATGGAAAAGGAGGACAGAGAGTTCCCCGATGAGATCGAACTAGAGCCCAGTGAATCTGCCATCGAACGTTTGAAAAGGTATAGaggtttgaaaaacttATACAACTGTGATTGGCAAGTTGATGAAAAGGACCCATCATCACCAGCGGAATGGAAACGTCTATTAAGGATTGGCAATTACAAAAACACTAAAAACAGAATCATAAAGGAAACCAAGAATGAAGCACAGGCCATTGCAGGTGATCGTATTAGGATGTTCATCAGGTTTCCTAAGTTTCTGCTTGAAAAGATTCAAGATCCTAAACAACTATTATTTGCTGTCTACGGATTACTACTTCATGAACACAAAAATGCGGTAGTCAACTTCTCTCTACAAAGATGGGAACAATATGACAAACCTGTGCCTTCTCAGGAGCCTATCGTAGTACaatacggtgttagaagataCACTATTCAACCTCTATTTTCTCAAGGCTCTAACAGTCCTAATAATGTTCACAAGTATGAAAGGTTTCTGCATCCAGATACAGTATCAGTTGCCACATGTATTGCTCCCGTAGATTTCACCCAGTCAcctgcaatttttttcaagccATCACCAACAGATgccaaaaatattgaattGATTGGTCACGGTACATTCCTGAATGCAGACCattcaagaatattagCAAAGAGAGCCATTTTGACCGGTCATCCATTCAGATTCCACAAAACTGTGGTTACTGTACGTTACATGTTTTTCAGACCAGAAGATGTGGAATGGTTCAAGTCTATCCCACTGTTCACCAAATCAGGTAGGTCAGGTTTCATTAAAGAAAGTTTGGGTACGCATGGTTATTTCAAGGCTACATTTGATGGTAAATTATCTGCGCAGGATGTTGTTGCTATGTCCTTGTACAAACGTATGTGGCCCATGCCTTCGTTACCTTGGAATGGTATGTAAagtgataaaaatatacacgtatatatatatatatatatatatataagtaCGTGAGATCTATTTGTATAATATAATGCTAATAAAATAGTATCAACGATACTGTTGATAAAGGTAAGTCGATACCTGTTCCGTTCGCATCAAATACAAATGCCACTTATTTTGTAGAGGTATTAATGCATTATGTGAAAATTATGACTTTTTATCAAGCAAAATAAATTTGCTACTTGtgccctttttctttctttttttttttatttgatatGCGTGCCTTTAGCATCCTCCAATTTGATAAAAGTCGGCTTGCTATTAGTCGCTGACAATAAGTTGTAATTGGTGTTAGCttcatttttaattttttttgagcCATACAAGCCATCGACATAGTAATTATTTGTAATCTTAGTCTCATAATCGagtatgattttttcaaagctcAATAACGCCTTCTTTAACGCATCGCCTACAGCCTCTTTTTTCGACCTGTTATAACATTCACCTCTCGAGGACAAAGTAATTCTACCTAGCCCACCACACTGTGTGTTGGTGCCATCCTTTAAGGTAACCTTTACTTGGGCTTCTGCCACAACTGTATACTTGACCTCACTAGTGTTGGTGTTTTCTCCATTATTTACTGCGGTGAAGGGCTGGCACTCCCGGGCCTCAACATCTATAACATCCATTCGCCAACCATCATACCCGAATGTTTCATTAGCGAACTGAATGAGAGCATGCCCTGGTATCAGCTTAGATAAGTTGTGCTTCCcatatttattattgtGGTAAATATTGTACGTGTACCTTTCGATCTTGGACTGTAGAAGCCCAATCCTCTGCACCGACCAAGCGCTGGCAGGTCTTCCATTCCAATCTTCGATGATTTGGAACTCTTTTATATCCAAGCCCGGTGCTGTGCCGTATGTAGTCGAATCATACGATATGCTCGAACTGGGCTTCGCTTGTATCGTCATTATTTTGTCTGTTTATCCTGAAATATGCTCTTCTCCTCTACGTAACCCTTTAATGGTCCAAAGCATGTGCTAAACTGCCACAGACTCCCTCAATGATGTTCTTATCCTTCCTTGCCGTTACTGCTTCCTATCATATCTGCCCTTGCCAAACTGTGGCTTCCTCTAATCAATTTGCCCCAGTACATTGAAAAGCACGTGACGTGACACCAACTTGAAAGACATTAGTGTCCAACGCGATATAATGGTCAATAAAATACCCAATTTTATCAAGTGAACatgatattattcaatACTATAGTActttaaagaaaacttCAACAAGTTGCTTCATTGCTATATTATACAATTATGGGTGATGCCGGTCGGCTAACCTTTCTTTCGCAGCGCCACATACAAGAACATATGGTAATTACTAAGAACTTTTTGGAAACTATTTCcatgaagaaaacaaaatttacTGGCTTCTGTCTTCGAAGTAAATTTAGCGAACTTGATACTTTCGTTTGGACAGTCGTTTAGATTTGCAACTGTCTGTTCTTATTTCTTGCTATTATTACCAGAAATAAAGCCTAAAGCGCGTGGTTCTtacgaaaaaaatagacCTTGCACATTAACAGGGTTTAGACATCACAGAGACTGAATACTGGAGAGAAGACAATTCTTGTTCACGACTTCGAGTGATTAATATCTATAACAACCCTCCTATCAAGAATGGACATCATTCAAGGACTGATACAGCAACCAAAAATTCAATCTGTGGATGAAACCATTCCGACGTTGTGCGATCGAGTTGAGAACTCCACTTTGATTAGCGATAGGAGATCCGCTGTGCTGGGATTAAAGGCATTTAGCCGGCAGTATAGAGAATCAGTGATTGCATCCGGGCTAAAACCGTTGCTCAATACTTTGAAACGTGATTATATGGATGAAGATTCGGTAAAGGCTATATTAGAAACAATTTtgattcttttcatcagaGGCGATGGCCATGACGACTTAACTAGAGGTTGGATTTCTCAACAATCGCGGTTGCAGAATGGCAAGTATCCCTCACCATTGGTGATGaagcaagaaaaggaacaagTAGATCAGTTCTCGTTATGGATTGCTGATGCTTTGACGCAGTCTGAAGATTTAATTCACCTACTTGTTGAATTTTGGGAAATCGATAATTTCCATATTAGATTGTACACAATTCAATTACTAGAGGCAGTGATGGCCACGAGGCCGTTGAAGGCGAGAAGTGCTTTGATTTCACTTCCAACGAGCATATCCACAATGGTCTCACTCCTAGATGACATGCATGAGCCCATCAGGGATGAAGctattttattattaatggCAGTAGTGAACGATTCACCTCACgttcaaaaattggttgcttttgaaaacatttttgaaaggcTCTTTTCCATCatcgaagaagaaggtggGTTAAGAGGCTCTCTCGTCGTCAATGATTGTTTATCGTTGATCAATAACATCCTGAAGTATAACACTTCTAATCAAACTTTATTCCTTGAGACAGGAAACTTGCCAAAACTGGCACACCTTTTGAGTGAACCAATATCTCAagatgaagtttttttttggaatgATCAAAGGATAGTTAATATCAATACAGCTTTAGATATCGTCAGCCTAACAGTAGAGCCAGGAAATACTGTCACCACTAAGCATCAAAATGCGTTGCTTGACTCAAGCGTATTAATGGTTGTGTTGCGACTTGCATTCTTTCATAATATCCCAAAAAAAGTTAGACCGGTTGCTCTTTTGACTGCCGCAAACATGGTTAGAAGTAATGAACATGCACAGCTAGAGTTTAGTAAGATCGATGTTCCATATTTCGATCCTTCATTACCTGTAAACTCTACTGCAAACGGTGGTCCAATTAAATTAATTCCTGTAGTCAGCATCTTGATAAATTGGATGCTCTATGCCAACTCCGTTCACACGTTTGATACAAGAGTTGCGTGTTCTAGACTATTAAAGGCTTATTTCATGGATAATTTTGATCTTCAAAGAGATTTTTTACTAAAACAAGTCCAATTGTGTAATAATTCAACAAATAATGTCGGCGACAAtgctaaagaaaatggtgGTTCTAACAAATCTGATAAAGAAAGTGATTCAGATAAAGATACCGACGGGAAGGATGGCACTGAATATGAAGGTTCTTTCAAGGCAAATCTATTCGAAGTCCTGTTAAATTATGACGCAGAATTGAATCTGAACCCTTTTAAATTATTCTTCACAActgatatttttatgttttttttccaacaGGATCACAAATATAGCGAAGAACTACGTGAAATAACAAGAAATGTTACCACCGGTAACGATCTCGAAGACGAAGAACCCTTAAAGGCAATTCAAACAATAAGTGAATTGCTAACTACTTCCCTTACTGCTGCTGACATAAGAATTCCTATTTCCTACTTAACGTTCCTAATATATTGGCTCTTTGGCGACTTTAAGGCCACGAACGATTTTCTTTCGGATAAATCCGTGATTAAATCCTTGCTTTCCTTCTCTTACCAAATTCAAGATGAAGACGTTACTATCAAATGCCTTGTAACAATGTTACTAGGTGTGGCATACGAGTTTTCCTCGAAAGAATCTCCATTCCCAAGAAAGGAATACTTCGAATTCATCACTAAAACTTTGGGAAAAGACAATTATGCTTCTCGAATCAAACAATTTAAAAAAGATTCATATTTCTCAAAAGTTGATATGAATGAAGACAGTATACTAACTCCGGAGCTTGATGAAACTGGTTTACCAAAAGTTTATTTCAGCACTTACTTCATACAGTTATTTAATGAAAACATATACAGGATCAGAACTGCATTGTCTCACGACCCTGACGAAGAGCcaatcaataaaatatctttcGAAGAAGTCGAAAAATTACAGAGGCAATGTACAAAATTGAAGGGTGAGATAACTTCTTTGCAAACAGAAACGGAAAGCACCCATGAGAACCTCACCGAAAAATTGATTGCGTTGACTAATGAACACAAAGAGTTGGATGAGAAAtaccaaattttgaattccTCACATTCTTCgttgaaagaaaacttttccattttggAAACTGAATTGAAGAACGTCAGAGATTCCTTGGATGAAATGACGCAACTGAGAGATGTACTGGAAACTAAggacaaagaaaatcaaactGCTTTACTGGAGTACAAAAGCACAATCCACAAACAAGAAGACTCTATCAAAACTTTAGAAAAAGGACTTGAAACTATTTTGtctcaaaagaaaaaggcaGAAGATGGTATAAACAAAATGGGTAAAGATTTATTCGCTCTGAGTAGAGAGATGCAAGCAGTTGAGGAgaattgtaaaaatttacagaaggaaaaagataaaagcAATGTCAACCATCAGAAAGAGACTAAATCActaaaagaagatattgCGGCAAAAATTACTGAAATAAAAGCTATCAATGAAAATCtggaagaaatgaaaattcaatgtaataatttatcaaaagaaaaggaacaTATTTCGAAGGAACTTGTTGAGTACAAATCCCGCTTTCAGAGTCATGACAATCTAGTAGCGAAACtaacagaaaaattgaaatccTTAGCAAATAACTATAAGGATATGCAAGCTGAAAATGAGTCTCTAATAAAAGCTGTAGAAGAGTCAAAAAACGAAAGCAGCATACAATTGTCTAATTtgcaaaataaaattgattCTATGTCacaggaaaaagaaaattttcaaatagaAAGAGGCagtatagaaaaaaatatcgaACAACTAAAAAAAACCATCTCTGACTTAGAACAAACGAAGGAGGaaattatctcaaaatccgattcttcaaaagatgAATATGAGTCCCAGATTAGTctcttgaaagaaaaattagaaacgGCGACAACAGCAAACGATGAAAACGTGAATAAAATCTCAGAATTGACTAAAACTAGGGAAGAGCTGGAAGCCGAGTTAGCAGCTTATAAAAATCTCAAAAATGAACTTGAAACAAAACTAGAAACTTCAGAGAaagctttgaaagaagTTAAAGAAAACGAGGAGCatttaaaagaagagaaaattcaACTCGAGAAGGAGGCCACTGAAACCAAACAGCAACTCAACAGCCTACGTGCCAATTTAGAATCATTAGAAAAAGAGCATGAAGATTTAGCAGCTCAGTTGAAGAAGTACGAGGAGCAAATTGCCAACAAGGAAAGGCAATATAACGAGGAAATATCTCAATTAAATGATGAGATTACTTCCActcaacaagaaaatgaatcaattaagaaaaaaaatgacgaACTGGAGGGCGAAGTTAAAGCAATGAAGAGCACTTCAGAGGAACaatcaaatttgaaaaagtcaGAGATTGATGCCTTAAATTTGCAAATTAAAGAgctgaaaaagaagaacgaAACGAACGAAGCCAGTTTATTGGAGTCAATCAAAAGTGTAGAATCAGAAACGgtaaaaattaaagaattACAAGACGAATGTaactttaaagaaaaggaagttAGTGAATTGGAAGACAAACTCAAGGCCTCAGAAGATAAGAACTCTAAATATTTGGAGCTACAGAAGGAATCGGAGaagataaaagaagaactagATGCTAAAACGACTGAACTAAAAAttcaattggaaaagatCACTAATTTATCTAAGGCCAAGGAGAAATCAGAATCTGAGTTGTCTAGATTGAAGAAGACATCTTCtgaggaaagaaaaaatgcagAGGAgcaattggaaaaattgaaaaatgaaatacaaatcaaaaatcaGGCCTtcgaaaaggaaagaaagcTACTTAATGAAGGATCTTCAACAATTACACAAGAATATTCTGAAAAGATCAATACTTTGGAAGATGAATTAATTAGGctacaaaatgaaaacgaATTAAAAGCCAAAGAGATCGATAATACGAGGAGTGAACTAGAGAAGGTTAGTTTAAGCAATGATGAGCTTTTAGAAGAGAAACAAAACACAATAAAAAGCTTACAAGATGAAATTCTTTCATATAAAGACAAAATAACTAGAAATGACGAAAAGCTTCTATCAATAGAGCGAGATAATAAACGAGACCTGGAGAGCTTGAAAGAACAACTCCGGGCTGCACAAGAATCCAAAGCTAAAGTTGAAGAAGGGCTGAAAAAACTTGAGGAAGAATcttcaaaagagaaagcaGAGCTTGAAAAGTCTAAagaaatgatgaaaaagcTAGAGAGTACGATTGAGAGCAATGAAACGGAGTTGAAATCCTCAATGGAAACCATAAGGAAATcagatgaaaaattagaacAGTCGAAAAAAAGTGCTGAGGAGGATATTAAAAACTTGCAACATGAGAAGTCAGATTTGATATCCCGAATCAACGAATCTGAAAAGGATATTGAAGAACTGAAAAGTAAACTGAGGATCGAAGCAAAATCTGGCTCTGAACTAGAAACCGTAAAACAAGAGCTAAATAACgcacaagaaaaaataaggaTCAACgcagaagaaaatacaGTTTTGAAATCTAAATTAGAAGATATAGAACGTGAACTCAAAGACAAGCAAGCcgaaataaaaagtaatcaagaagaaaaagaattacTAACTTCGCGCCTCAAGGAATTAGAACAGGAATTAGATAGCACCCAACAGAAGGCACAAAAATCCGAGGAAGAACGTAGGGCCGAAGTCAGGAAGTTTCAAGTCGAAAAGTCTCAACTTGATGAAAAAGCCATGTTGCTTGAAACTAAATACAACGATTTGGTGAATAAAGAGCAAGCATGGAAAAGGGATGAAGATACTGTTAAAAAGACAACCGATTCTCAGAgacaagaaattgaaaagttgGCTAAAGAACTGGATAACTTGAAGGCAGAGAACTCTAAGTTGAAGGAAGCTAACGAAGATCGTTCGGAAATTGATGACTTGATGCTCTTGGTTACTGACCTAGATGAGAAAAACGCCAAATATCGCTCAAAGCTGAAGGATTTGGGCGTTGAAATTAGTTCggatgaagaggatgatgaagaagatgatgaagaagacgagGAAGAAGGGCAAGTGGCATGATAGAGTTAAAATATGTGCATAAACAAATCGCTTGAACGATCTGTTTGATTATGTGGGCAGCACTACTTTTTTGTAATTATATATGCATATATACATTTTACTGACACTAAATGTTATATTTTCTATAACATCTAACATTACTTCACGCCTTCTAATTAAAGTATAGTTTGTGCAAACAATATGTGAGCTCACGTAGACAATTGTCTAATATATCATTAATGTCCCTTGCATAGaacttcctttttttttctcagcGTCGCAATATCTCTGTCGAGAAACGCTTACGCATTATAATAAGCCAAGGAAAAATAGCGAAAAGCCGATGCAGATCTACAGGAGTGATGAAAGTACTAAAAAGATCAGAAAAGGGAATATTTGTCAAATAACCAAGTcgaaatggaaaaaaaacatgtCACTGTGCAAATACAAAGTGCTCCCCCCTCCTATATCAAATTGGAagcaaatgaaaaattcgtATATATTACAAGTACAATGAACGGCTTATCTTATCAAATTGCGGCTATAGTTTCATACCcagaaaagagaaattcATCAACTgcaaataaagaagatggTAAATTACTGTGCaaggaaaataaactaGCATTGTTACTACACGGAAGTCAATCTCACAAGAACGCTATTTATCAAACTTTACTAGCAAAAAGGCTGGCCGAATTCGGATATTGGGTACTAAGAATAGATTTTAGGGGCCAAGGTGATTCCTCAGATAACTGCGACCCTGGCCTTGGTAGGACGCTCGCTCAGGATCTTGAAGATTTGAGTACAGTATACCAAACAGTATCTGACAGGTCTCTTAGGGTGCAATTGTACAAAACTAGTACAATATCACTGGACGTGGTTGTGGCACATTCTAGAGGATCTCTTGCCATGTTCAAATTCTGTCTAAAATTACATGCAGCTGAATCTCCATTACCGTCTCACCTGATCAATTGCGCTGGAAGATATGATGGGAGAGGACTTATTGAACGCTGCACACGACTGCACCCGCATTGGCAAGCAGAAGGTGGGTTTTGGGCGAATGGTCCACGAAATGGCGAATACAAAGACTTTTGGATACCATTAAGTGAGACTTATAGTATCGCTGGCGTTTGCGTTCCGGAATTTGCCACGATACCACAAACTTGTTCAGTAATGTCCTGCTATGGCATGTGTGATCACATAGTGCCAATTAGCGCAGCCTCAAATTATGCAAGGCTTTTCGAGGGCAGACATTCATTGAAACTTATTGAAAATGCGGACCACAATTATTATGGCATTGAAGGTGATCCCAACGCGCTAGGCTTACCGATAAGGAGGGGTAGAGTCAA
This is a stretch of genomic DNA from Saccharomyces cerevisiae S288C chromosome IV, complete sequence. It encodes these proteins:
- the TSR1 gene encoding small subunit rRNA maturation protein TSR1 (Protein required for processing of 20S pre-rRNA in the cytoplasm; associates with pre-40S ribosomal particles; inhibits the premature association of 60S subunits with assembling 40S subunits in the cytoplasm; similar to Bms1p; relocalizes from nucleus to cytoplasm upon DNA replication stress) gives rise to the protein MAGHSHRSSLKNGHKSYKSKHASKGALKRLYKGKVEKEPVGTGKPDKQVSKLQRKNKAKQLRAQRILDSIENRKLFEGKNGAAKIITIVPLVNDLDPLDILYKLLKCADDEGIMVQEVDSKRIFNVHIKKFKSNLKIIIPDMTNFLNILDCAKVADFVVFGLSGVQEVDEEFGEQIIRALELQGIASYIGVISNLSAVHEKEKFQLDVKQSLESYFKHFFPSEERVYNLEKNSDALNVLRTLCQRLPRSINWRDNRGYVVADFVDFVETSPDSGDLVIEGTVRGIGFNANRLVHIPDFGDFQLNKIEKISESSQKRKIIKEKATDSLSLELDLQTVFESNMNRDTLDEYAPEGTEDWSDYDEDFEYDGLTTARYDDHGFLPGREQTSKKAAVPKGTSDYQAKWYLDDVIDANEEEEAEQTNGKDETMMEIDDEMMVEQDNEEVAGDEEYDIEDNEGFEELSPEEEERQLREFRDMEKEDREFPDEIELEPSESAIERLKRYRGLKNLYNCDWQVDEKDPSSPAEWKRLLRIGNYKNTKNRIIKETKNEAQAIAGDRIRMFIRFPKFLLEKIQDPKQLLFAVYGLLLHEHKNAVVNFSLQRWEQYDKPVPSQEPIVVQYGVRRYTIQPLFSQGSNSPNNVHKYERFLHPDTVSVATCIAPVDFTQSPAIFFKPSPTDAKNIELIGHGTFLNADHSRILAKRAILTGHPFRFHKTVVTVRYMFFRPEDVEWFKSIPLFTKSGRSGFIKESLGTHGYFKATFDGKLSAQDVVAMSLYKRMWPMPSLPWNGM
- the RAD59 gene encoding Rad59p (Protein involved DNA double-strand break repair; repairs breaks in DNA during vegetative growth via recombination and single-strand annealing; anneals complementary single-stranded DNA; forms nuclear foci upon DNA replication stress; required for loading of Rad52p to DSBs; regulates replication fork progression in DNA ligase I-deficient cells; paralog of Rad52p), with translation MTIQAKPSSSISYDSTTYGTAPGLDIKEFQIIEDWNGRPASAWSVQRIGLLQSKIERYTYNIYHNNKYGKHNLSKLIPGHALIQFANETFGYDGWRMDVIDVEARECQPFTAVNNGENTNTSEVKYTVVAEAQVKVTLKDGTNTQCGGLGRITLSSRGECYNRSKKEAVGDALKKALLSFEKIILDYETKITNNYYVDGLYGSKKIKNEANTNYNLLSATNSKPTFIKLEDAKGTHIK
- the USO1 gene encoding Uso1p (Essential protein involved in vesicle-mediated ER to Golgi transport; binds membranes and functions during vesicle docking to the Golgi; required for assembly of the ER-to-Golgi SNARE complex) encodes the protein MDIIQGLIQQPKIQSVDETIPTLCDRVENSTLISDRRSAVLGLKAFSRQYRESVIASGLKPLLNTLKRDYMDEDSVKAILETILILFIRGDGHDDLTRGWISQQSRLQNGKYPSPLVMKQEKEQVDQFSLWIADALTQSEDLIHLLVEFWEIDNFHIRLYTIQLLEAVMATRPLKARSALISLPTSISTMVSLLDDMHEPIRDEAILLLMAVVNDSPHVQKLVAFENIFERLFSIIEEEGGLRGSLVVNDCLSLINNILKYNTSNQTLFLETGNLPKLAHLLSEPISQDEVFFWNDQRIVNINTALDIVSLTVEPGNTVTTKHQNALLDSSVLMVVLRLAFFHNIPKKVRPVALLTAANMVRSNEHAQLEFSKIDVPYFDPSLPVNSTANGGPIKLIPVVSILINWMLYANSVHTFDTRVACSRLLKAYFMDNFDLQRDFLLKQVQLCNNSTNNVGDNAKENGGSNKSDKESDSDKDTDGKDGTEYEGSFKANLFEVLLNYDAELNLNPFKLFFTTDIFMFFFQQDHKYSEELREITRNVTTGNDLEDEEPLKAIQTISELLTTSLTAADIRIPISYLTFLIYWLFGDFKATNDFLSDKSVIKSLLSFSYQIQDEDVTIKCLVTMLLGVAYEFSSKESPFPRKEYFEFITKTLGKDNYASRIKQFKKDSYFSKVDMNEDSILTPELDETGLPKVYFSTYFIQLFNENIYRIRTALSHDPDEEPINKISFEEVEKLQRQCTKLKGEITSLQTETESTHENLTEKLIALTNEHKELDEKYQILNSSHSSLKENFSILETELKNVRDSLDEMTQLRDVLETKDKENQTALLEYKSTIHKQEDSIKTLEKGLETILSQKKKAEDGINKMGKDLFALSREMQAVEENCKNLQKEKDKSNVNHQKETKSLKEDIAAKITEIKAINENLEEMKIQCNNLSKEKEHISKELVEYKSRFQSHDNLVAKLTEKLKSLANNYKDMQAENESLIKAVEESKNESSIQLSNLQNKIDSMSQEKENFQIERGSIEKNIEQLKKTISDLEQTKEEIISKSDSSKDEYESQISLLKEKLETATTANDENVNKISELTKTREELEAELAAYKNLKNELETKLETSEKALKEVKENEEHLKEEKIQLEKEATETKQQLNSLRANLESLEKEHEDLAAQLKKYEEQIANKERQYNEEISQLNDEITSTQQENESIKKKNDELEGEVKAMKSTSEEQSNLKKSEIDALNLQIKELKKKNETNEASLLESIKSVESETVKIKELQDECNFKEKEVSELEDKLKASEDKNSKYLELQKESEKIKEELDAKTTELKIQLEKITNLSKAKEKSESELSRLKKTSSEERKNAEEQLEKLKNEIQIKNQAFEKERKLLNEGSSTITQEYSEKINTLEDELIRLQNENELKAKEIDNTRSELEKVSLSNDELLEEKQNTIKSLQDEILSYKDKITRNDEKLLSIERDNKRDLESLKEQLRAAQESKAKVEEGLKKLEEESSKEKAELEKSKEMMKKLESTIESNETELKSSMETIRKSDEKLEQSKKSAEEDIKNLQHEKSDLISRINESEKDIEELKSKLRIEAKSGSELETVKQELNNAQEKIRINAEENTVLKSKLEDIERELKDKQAEIKSNQEEKELLTSRLKELEQELDSTQQKAQKSEEERRAEVRKFQVEKSQLDEKAMLLETKYNDLVNKEQAWKRDEDTVKKTTDSQRQEIEKLAKELDNLKAENSKLKEANEDRSEIDDLMLLVTDLDEKNAKYRSKLKDLGVEISSDEEDDEEDDEEDEEEGQVA
- a CDS encoding uncharacterized protein (hypothetical protein; YDL057W is not an essential gene): MEKKHVTVQIQSAPPSYIKLEANEKFVYITSTMNGLSYQIAAIVSYPEKRNSSTANKEDGKLLCKENKLALLLHGSQSHKNAIYQTLLAKRLAEFGYWVLRIDFRGQGDSSDNCDPGLGRTLAQDLEDLSTVYQTVSDRSLRVQLYKTSTISLDVVVAHSRGSLAMFKFCLKLHAAESPLPSHLINCAGRYDGRGLIERCTRLHPHWQAEGGFWANGPRNGEYKDFWIPLSETYSIAGVCVPEFATIPQTCSVMSCYGMCDHIVPISAASNYARLFEGRHSLKLIENADHNYYGIEGDPNALGLPIRRGRVNYSPLVVDLIMEYLQDT